From the genome of Deltaproteobacteria bacterium:
TTGCCGATGACCACACGCAAACCGAAGGCGCCGATAACCTTGTCCTGGTAAAGTTCGGCGCGACCGCTGGTGGTGGGGCCGGCCGAGACAAAAGACCAACGGCCGTTTTCCTTTTTGACGATGGGGCCGCTGTGATACATTGCCCCGCCTGCGAGCACCTCCCGCAGTTCCCCGTAGATCTGCTCATCTTCTGTTGTCAAAGGCTGGGGGCCTTCAATCAGGGTTTCCACCATGTATTTGAGGGCCGTATCCCTCCCCGTCAGGGCCAGGCCCGAAATTCGCACCGCATCACCGGCGCGCAACTGCCGGATTTCTTCCTGGGAAACAGGAGTTTTCAGTTCTTTCATTTTTCCTCCCTCATGCCGAAATTTCGCAGGCGCCGTCCAGCTTCCAGCTCAAGGTCCGGCGGCGGCATTCCCAGCACATGTAGCTTATGGTAACAAAAAAACTCGCCGGGAGACGGTGCAGTTTACCGATCTTAACCCCGAGCAGGGTCGTCTTCCCGCCTAATCCGAGCGGACCGATGCCGAGCAGATTGGCTTCCCGGAGCAACGACGCCTCCATCTCCGCAAGGACAGGATCGGGATTGATGTCGCCTACAGGGCGCAGAAGCTGGCGTTTGGCCTCCCCATACCCACCGCCGCGGTCACCGCCGATGCAGATACCGAGTATCCCGGGGGGGCAGCCCATGCCGGCCGCCTTGGCCACCGCCTCCAGCGCCACCAGGCGCACCCCTTTCAGATCCCGACCGGCTTTCAGAGCGGCGTAGGGCAGGCTGTACTGGGTACTGACATTTTCACTGCCGCCGCCCTTGAGTAGGAGGGAAACTTCAATGGCTTGCTCCTCAGTTTCCGTAAAGTACAGGGCCGGGAAGCCGTCGCCGAGGTTGTTGCCGCTGTTGACCCCGGTTACGGGATCAACAGCGTTATGCCGCAGGAGTTGTTCTTCGGTCGCCCGGCGGACCGTGTCACGGATAATCCGGCCGATAATGGCAGTGGAGACCTGCCGGGGATGGCGGATAAAGAAGAGGGGCAGGCCCGTATCCTGGCACAGAGGGGTATGCGCCGACCGGGCGGCTTTGATATTTTCCAGAAAGACGCCAAAAATAAGCTCGGCGGGGGAACCCGGTTCCTCCGTCAGGCGGGCTTGCGACAGGGCCTTTTCCACATCCGCCGGCAGTTCGCTCGACGTGCGTTTGATCAGTTCGAAAAGGGCATCTCCGAATCGCCCGTCCGTGATGAGATGGTCCGTAATTGCTGGCAGACACATGACTCCTCCTTAGCTTGACAAAAGAGAATTCTTCACAAAATCAACGGCATTCTTAAAAATGGCGAGCCCCATACCATCCTGGGGCAATTTTTCCCGCGTCCAGCGGGGGTGGTTGGTATAGTGCAGGTAGGCCTCCGGGTGCGGCATGAGACCGAAAATCCGTCCCGTTTCATCGCAAAGGCCCGCAATACCGGCTACCGAACCGTTAGGATTGGCCGGATAATCCATGGTGGCCGCCCCATAATCCGCCTGGCTGTATTGCAGGGCGATCAGCCCTTTCCGGGAAATTGCCTGGAGTGTTTGTTCATCCCGGGGGATAAGTTTTCCTTCGCCGTGGCGCACCGGCAAGTAGATGCCCGGGAGGCCTTGCGTAAAGATGCACGGTGAAGCCGCGTTGCTGCGCAGATATACCCAGCGGTCTTCAAAGCGGCCGGAATCATTCACGGTCAGCGTCACCTGCTGCTCGTCGTATCTCCCCCCGATGGCCGGCAGCATCCCGAGTTTGACGAGAAGCTGAAACCCGTTGCAGACGCCAAGAATCAGCTTGCCCTGCCGGATAAAGCCGGCGAATTGCTCGTAGAGCTTTTCCTGCCGGCCATGAATGCCAGCATGCTGAATCCGGTTGGCCCCCGCCTTGGCGGACCCGAGATCGTCCCCGTCGAGAAAGCCGCCTGGCAGATTGAGGAAATGGTAAGCATCCAGTGTTTTTTCTCCATACAACAGGGCGCTCAGATGGACGATATCCACTGCGTCGGCGCCGGCCAAACGACAGGCATGCGCCATTTCCATCTCGCAGTTAGTGCCGTTCCCTGTTATGACGACGGCCTTGACCTTCTTGGACATTCTTTCCCCTCTGTTAGAAATTCAGCGGTTTCTGCCAGGCCGCCTTCAGTTCGTCCAAGTCGGCGGCGATAATCCGGCCGCCCTGGAGGCCATTGATAAGGAGCTGTCCCTCAACGAGCACCGCACCTACGTGGGCCGCTACACAGCCGGCCAGCATTGACTCGAAATTCTCCTTGTTTTCCGGAGCGATGGTGACCACGAAGCGGCTCTGGGATTCGGAAAAGAGCAGCGTGTCGTCGCGGTCAATCCCTGCTGCCGGCACACGGACCAGGTCAATCATCATCCCGAGACCGCCCGCAAAGGCCGCCTCGGCCAGCGCCACGCCCAGGCCTCCGTCCGAACAGTCATGACAGGAGGCCACATACCCGGCCATAATGGCCCGGTGCAGGGCCTCGTAAAGCTTTCGCGCCTTTGTTACGTTCACCCTGGGCACATTCCGGCCGATAAAACCGTGGAGCGCGTACCACTCCGAGGCGCCCAGTTCCGCGGCCGTCTCGCCCAGGACATAAACAAGGTGACCGGCCTCCTTGACATCCATCGTCACCGCCTGCCTCACATCCTCCATCTTGCCGATGACGGAAAAAAGGAGGGTCGGCGGAATGGAAATCTTGCGGTCCCCGATCTGGTAATCGTTTTTCATGCTGTCCTTGCCCGAGATGCAGGGCACGTCATAGGCCGTTGTAACGTCGTAGAGGGCCTTGTTGGCGCGGACGAGCTGGGCCAGCTTGTAATAACCGTCGGGCGTCTTTTCCGACTGCACCGGGTCGCACCAGCAGAAGTTGTCCAAGCCCGCGATCCGGTCCGGGGGGCAACCTACGGCCACGGCGTTTCGTACTGCCTCATCAATGGCGCAAGCCGCCATGTGATAGGTGTCAATATCGCCGTAACGCGGGCAGATGCCGTTGGCGATCACCACCCCGGCGAAGGAATCAAGGAGCGGCCGGATCACGGCGGCGTCCGATGGGCCGTCATTGGCGGCGCCCACAAGCGGCTTGATCACGCTCCCCCCCTGCACCTCATGATCGTACTGCCGGACAACCGCCTCCTTGCTGCAGATATTCAACCGCGCCAGCAATTGCTTTAAGGCGTCTCCCAAATCCTGGGTGGGCGGGAAAGACGGTTCCTCATAGTGCGGCGGCGACCAGCGGGCCTGCAACTCAAGCTGGGGCAGTCCGGCATGGAGGAAATCCATGGATAAATAGACCACCATCTCTTCGCCGTAACGCACATGGAATATTCCTGAATCCGTGTATTTACCGAGCACCGTTGCTTCCACGCCCATCTTCACCGCCAGGGCAAGAAAATCTTCTGCCTGGAGTGGATCTACGGCCACGGTCATCCGTTCCTGCGATTCAGAGATAAGAATTTCCCAGGGATTCAAACCGGGATATTTCAGGGGGGCCATTTTCAGGTCTATGTCGCAGCCGCCGGCGAGCTGCGCCGTCTCGCCCACGGAGGAGGACAGGCCACCGGCGCCGTTGTCCGTCAGACCGCGATAAAGCCCGCGGTCCCGGGCGACGAGCAGGAAATCGGTCATCTTTTTCTGGGTGATCGGGTCGCCGATCTGGACGGCAGTCACAGGCGAGCCGGCGTGCAGCTCTTCCGATGAGAAGGTGGCGCCGTGGATGCCGTCCTTGCCAATGCGTCCGCCTGTCATGACGATCAAGTCGCCGGGCAGGATCTGTTTGCCGTGGGTCGGCTCCCCGTGGAGGCGCGCGGGCATGATGCCTCCCGTGCCGCAATAAACCAGAGGTTTGCCTAAGTAACGCTCGTCAAAGACAATACAGCCATTTACCGTGGGGATGCCGCTTTTATTGCCTCCGTGTTCGACCCCCTCGCGCACACCTTCATATATCCGCCGGGGATGGAGCAGGCGCGGCGGCAGCGGCTGCGCATAATCGGGCGGCGCAAAGCAGAAAACATCGGTATTGAAAATCAGTTTGGCCCCCAGACCCGTGCCGAAGGGGTCCCGGTTGACGCCGACGATGCCGGTCAAGGCGCCGCCGTAAGGGTCCAGGGCCGAAGGGGAATTGTGAGTTTCCACCTTGAATACAAGGTTGTAGTCATCGTCGAATTTTATGATGCCGGCATTGTCACTGAATACCGAAAGACACCAGTCATTTTTGCCGCGGCGCGCCCTTATTTCCTGCGTAGAGCGCTTGATGCAGCTCGTGAACAGGGAGTCAATCAGCTCCCGGTGGCCTTCGCCATCCTCGTAGGTGATCAAGCTGTTGAATATCTTGTGTTTACAGTGCTCGGACCAGGTCTGGGCCAGGCATTCCAGTTCGGCATCGGTAATCCTGTTGCCCAGGCCGACGCCGGCTCTAGCCTGCCGTATATCCTCCGACTGCAGGTAATCGCGGATGATCTTCAATTCCGAGAGGTTGAGGGCCAATACGCGCTCGTTGCTGATCTTGAGGAGCGTCAAGTTATCCACGTCAAGATCAATCTCTTCCGTATGGGGACGATCGCTGCCCGTGACGCGGGGCACGTAGGGAGGCAATCCCTGCTCCGTGTTCCAGTCGCGCCCATCGCTGATTTGATAGTGTTCGATGAGTTCATTGGCCAGCAGGCTCGTGGCGATCGTTTCCGCTTCCGTTCGGACGATGGACCCCGTGATCAGGTATTGCCGGGAGGTATAGACGGGAGGCGTCGCGGCCGGTTTTCTCCCCCAAAGCAGGCCCAGGGCTTCACGGGCCGTTTTCCCCACATTATCGGTCACGCCGGGACGGAAACCGACCTCAATCAGCCAGTCAAAACGTCCGGCCAGGGGGCGGTTGATAGCAAATTCCTGAATGATGGGGTCGGAGAAGGGGCCGCTTGCCGCGGCGCGCAGTTCAGCTTCGGTCAGGGCAGCGACGCCGGTCAGCCCGGAATCAATGGTATAGACCTCAATGGTCTGCACGGCATCCACATGGATGCCCAAGTGTTCGATGATCCGGCGCCTGATCTTTTCCCCCAGGGCGCCCCTGATGCCTGCTTTAACCCCTATCTCTATCCGGTCGGCCATTTCTTTTGCCTGCTCTCTTTGTCATATATTCGTCAATTTTAAGTTGTTAGAGCCAATTGCAAAACTCGTCACACCGGTGAAAACCGGTGTCCAGTGCGCTTGTAACACGTTTAAATCCCTGGATTCCGGCCTCCGCCGGAATGACATGCGGGTCAATTATGCGACCTTTGCAATTGACTCGTATAGTTTTTCACACAGGCGGCAAAATCATTTTCTCGTGATTGGAAGAAATGATCTGCATCAGGGATGATATCCAGGCGGCAGGCAAGCTCAGCCGCTACGATTTTTATCCTGTCGGTCGGACAGTACTTATCCCGGTCACCGCAGATAATAATGCCCACCTTGCCCCGCAATGTCGCTAAGTCAAAACTAAAAAGATCGACCGGTGGTGAAACGAAGACTGCCGGGAGCAGTTTTCTGCGATTGAGAATACCGGCACTCACCCACGCCCCGAATGAATAACCGGCCAGCATGATCTCTCGCATCCCTTGTTCCTCCAGGAAGGAGATCGCTGCCAGGACATCATCCTGTTCGCCCCGTCCGTCGTCGTGGGTTCCTGAGCTCTTTCCGACTCCCCGGAAATTGAAACGCAGGGTTGAAATACCAGCGGCAAAAAGGGCTTCAGCCAGGATATCCACAATTGGATTACTCATATCACCACCCCGGAGAGGATGAGGATGCGAG
Proteins encoded in this window:
- a CDS encoding alpha/beta hydrolase — protein: MEERKVFFGPEDVRLEGLYANSGGAVGAVISHPHPLRGGDMSNPIVDILAEALFAAGISTLRFNFRGVGKSSGTHDDGRGEQDDVLAAISFLEEQGMREIMLAGYSFGAWVSAGILNRRKLLPAVFVSPPVDLFSFDLATLRGKVGIIICGDRDKYCPTDRIKIVAAELACRLDIIPDADHFFQSRENDFAACVKNYTSQLQRSHN
- a CDS encoding fumarate hydratase, whose protein sequence is MCLPAITDHLITDGRFGDALFELIKRTSSELPADVEKALSQARLTEEPGSPAELIFGVFLENIKAARSAHTPLCQDTGLPLFFIRHPRQVSTAIIGRIIRDTVRRATEEQLLRHNAVDPVTGVNSGNNLGDGFPALYFTETEEQAIEVSLLLKGGGSENVSTQYSLPYAALKAGRDLKGVRLVALEAVAKAAGMGCPPGILGICIGGDRGGGYGEAKRQLLRPVGDINPDPVLAEMEASLLREANLLGIGPLGLGGKTTLLGVKIGKLHRLPASFFVTISYMCWECRRRTLSWKLDGACEISA
- a CDS encoding AIR synthase-related protein; translation: MADRIEIGVKAGIRGALGEKIRRRIIEHLGIHVDAVQTIEVYTIDSGLTGVAALTEAELRAAASGPFSDPIIQEFAINRPLAGRFDWLIEVGFRPGVTDNVGKTAREALGLLWGRKPAATPPVYTSRQYLITGSIVRTEAETIATSLLANELIEHYQISDGRDWNTEQGLPPYVPRVTGSDRPHTEEIDLDVDNLTLLKISNERVLALNLSELKIIRDYLQSEDIRQARAGVGLGNRITDAELECLAQTWSEHCKHKIFNSLITYEDGEGHRELIDSLFTSCIKRSTQEIRARRGKNDWCLSVFSDNAGIIKFDDDYNLVFKVETHNSPSALDPYGGALTGIVGVNRDPFGTGLGAKLIFNTDVFCFAPPDYAQPLPPRLLHPRRIYEGVREGVEHGGNKSGIPTVNGCIVFDERYLGKPLVYCGTGGIMPARLHGEPTHGKQILPGDLIVMTGGRIGKDGIHGATFSSEELHAGSPVTAVQIGDPITQKKMTDFLLVARDRGLYRGLTDNGAGGLSSSVGETAQLAGGCDIDLKMAPLKYPGLNPWEILISESQERMTVAVDPLQAEDFLALAVKMGVEATVLGKYTDSGIFHVRYGEEMVVYLSMDFLHAGLPQLELQARWSPPHYEEPSFPPTQDLGDALKQLLARLNICSKEAVVRQYDHEVQGGSVIKPLVGAANDGPSDAAVIRPLLDSFAGVVIANGICPRYGDIDTYHMAACAIDEAVRNAVAVGCPPDRIAGLDNFCWCDPVQSEKTPDGYYKLAQLVRANKALYDVTTAYDVPCISGKDSMKNDYQIGDRKISIPPTLLFSVIGKMEDVRQAVTMDVKEAGHLVYVLGETAAELGASEWYALHGFIGRNVPRVNVTKARKLYEALHRAIMAGYVASCHDCSDGGLGVALAEAAFAGGLGMMIDLVRVPAAGIDRDDTLLFSESQSRFVVTIAPENKENFESMLAGCVAAHVGAVLVEGQLLINGLQGGRIIAADLDELKAAWQKPLNF
- a CDS encoding fumarate hydratase C-terminal domain-containing protein, whose product is MKELKTPVSQEEIRQLRAGDAVRISGLALTGRDTALKYMVETLIEGPQPLTTEDEQIYGELREVLAGGAMYHSGPIVKKENGRWSFVSAGPTTSGRAELYQDKVIGAFGLRVVIGKGGMGPRTLAACQQHGAVYLHAIGGAGVYNAARITEVLDVFKEKEFGLPEAMWKIRLDGLMGIVTMDAHGRSLHRELAATWDERLAGLTDAQYKKI
- a CDS encoding phosphoribosylformylglycinamidine synthase subunit PurQ, whose protein sequence is MSKKVKAVVITGNGTNCEMEMAHACRLAGADAVDIVHLSALLYGEKTLDAYHFLNLPGGFLDGDDLGSAKAGANRIQHAGIHGRQEKLYEQFAGFIRQGKLILGVCNGFQLLVKLGMLPAIGGRYDEQQVTLTVNDSGRFEDRWVYLRSNAASPCIFTQGLPGIYLPVRHGEGKLIPRDEQTLQAISRKGLIALQYSQADYGAATMDYPANPNGSVAGIAGLCDETGRIFGLMPHPEAYLHYTNHPRWTREKLPQDGMGLAIFKNAVDFVKNSLLSS